The Cinclus cinclus chromosome 3, bCinCin1.1, whole genome shotgun sequence genome has a window encoding:
- the SMIM8 gene encoding small integral membrane protein 8 has protein sequence MSSTKLPNENGTPKERKPGLRSVQTTMLFRAVNPELFIKPNKPVMAFGLIAISLCVAYLGYLHATAENKKDLYEAIDSEGSRYMRRKTSKWD, from the exons ATGTCTTCCACCAAACTTCCAAATGAAAATGGAACACCCAAAGAGAGAAAACCAGGACTGAGGAGCGTTCAGACAACTATGCTTTTCCGAGCTGTGAACCCAGAGCTTTTCATTAAACCT aaCAAACCTGTGATGGCATTTGGACTGATAGCAATTAGCCTCTGTGTGGCCTACCTTGGTTATTTGCATGCAACAGCAGAGAATAAAAAGGACCTCTATGAAGCAATCGACAGTGAGGGGTCCAGGTATATGAGGAGGAAAACTTCCAAGTGGGACTGA